Genomic DNA from Bacterioplanes sanyensis:
CGAGCAGCACATGCGCCACATGCAGCGGGCTTTGGGCGAGCAGGAAACGTTTGAAGCGTGGAGTGTTGGCTGTTCTTCCGGTGAAGAAGCGTACAGCTTGGCGATGGTGGCTGAGGAAGTGCTGGGGCATAGCGGGCGCCGCTTTGCCGTGACCGGCACCGACATATCGACCATCGTACTGCGTAAAGCACGCGCCGGCCGTTATATGTCGCGCTCGTTGCAATGGTTGCCTGAGTTCTGCCGAGCCTCTGATATGCTGACCCTTGATAGTGGCCACATTCAGATCAGTGATTCTATTCGAAAAAGCTGCTGTTTTAGCCAGGTGAATATCCTTAATTTGGATGCCTGCCCGTTGGAGCAACAGCACCTTATTTATTGCCAGAATGTGTTGATTTATTTCCGTCGCTGGCGGCGGCGAGAGATTCTGAACGTTTTGGCTCAGCGCCTGGCTCCGGGCGGTGTACTAATAATTGGCCTCGGCGAGATGGTGGACTGGCAACATCCGTTGCTGGAACCCGTGCGTAGTAGCCGTGTGTCGGCGTTTATACGCAAGTCAGAGACTTCGACAGGGGAGACCGCAAGGCGATGAGTCAGGACTACATCGCCCTTGAATGGGTAAAAGGGGAAATCGGCGAGACGCTGCAACAAGCCCAGCAAGCGCTGGAAGTGTACGTCGAAAACCCGGAAGACAAGAGCCGGCTGAAATTCTGTCTCAGCTATCTGCACCAGATCCATGGCACTTTGCAAATGGTCGAGTTCTACGGTGCAGCATTGCTGGCAGAAGAAATGGAAGCCGTGGCCTCTGCACTTGCCCATGGGGAGCTAAAGAACGAGCGTGACGGCTTGGAAATCCTGATGCAAGCCATCATCCAGCTGCCGCACTATCTCGAGCACGTTAAAGTCGGGCGTCGCGACTTGCCTGTGGTGCTATTGCCGATTCTCAATGAGTTACGTAGCGCTCGCGGTGAGGTATTCCTGTCGGAAACCGCACTGTTTAAGCCAACGATTCCCGAAGCGCACGCGCTGACCGAGCAGCAAGTAACGGTCTTTAGCGGCAAAGAGTTTAACGACTGGGTACGTAAAGTTCGCCAGATGTTTCAGGCGGCGATGCTGCAGTTGCTGCAACAGAAGCAACCCGAAGTCGCGAAAGACTATCTGCACAAAACCTTTCAGCGCTTGTACAAAGCGCTAAAAGCGACCCCGCAGGGACGTTTATGGCTTGCGGCCTTGGCATTTAGCGAATGGCTGAAGAAGCAGCAGTCGATGCCCGCCAGTGCCAAGCAGTTGTTGCGTGAGTTAGATCACCTGTTAAAAGAGCTGTTAGAACAGGGATCACAGGCGGTCGCGCGCGAGCCCTCCCATGACCTGATTAAGAACTTGCTGTTTTACGTGGCACGGACCGACGTCGAGGCACCGGGTATCCAGCTGGCGCAGGAAACCTTTGGTTTGCGCCAGGCGTTGCCGACGGAAGACGAACTCGAGCAAGAGCGCAGCGCGCTGTCTGGGCCTGACAAAGACACGGTTACCAATGTCATCGGCGCGTTGATCGATGAGATTGCCATGGTCAAAGATCGCCTCGATTTGTTGGTACGCACCGACGAAGATCGCCTGCAAGTGCTCACCGACTTGCAGCCCGCATTGAAGCAGCTGAGCGACACCATGGGCATGCTGGGTATGGGCATGCCGCGCAAAGTCATGCAGGAGCAATTGGGCCAAGTCAGCAAAATGCTGGATGAGCAACAAGCCCCTGACAGTGAACTGCTGGATATGGCCGGTGCTCTGCTGTACGTAGAAGCGACCCTGAGCGGTATGCAGAAAGACGGCGACTTGCGTCAGCAGCAATCTACGCCGCTGTCGGATGCTCAGCTGGCGGTATTGCGTGAAGCGCGCAATGTGCTTGAGCAAGTCAAAGAAGCCATCGTCGAGTACATTGCCAAGCAATGGGACGTTCATGAAATTGGCGATGTACCACGATTGCTGCACAGCATCGAAGGCTCGCTCAACATGATCCCGCTGCCCAGAGTGGCCGATATTTTGTCAGAAGCGGCCTCCTTCGTCAGCGACCAGCTGATCAAACAAGGTCTGCAGCCGCAATGGGCTGTGCTGGACGTGCTGGCCGATGTGCTGTCTGGGGTTGAGTATTACCTCGAGCGTTATAGCCAAAGCACCAGCAATACCAGTGACGATTTGCTGGATCGGGCTGAGCAATCCCTCACTCAACTGCCTAAAGCAGATGGCGCAGATGTCGATGCCACCACTGAGGTGGTGACTGAGTCTGATGACGGCGAGATGCTCACCTCGTTTGATAACGCGTTAGATTTAGCCGGTGATGACGAGCAGGAAGGCGACTCTGCTTCCGCCGGCGAGCCTGAAACAGCTATTGAATCTGAGCCGGGTATCGAATCTGAGCCAGCTGAGGCTGCTGTATCCAGCGAGCCTGAAGCAGACATCGCAGCGGAACCAGAGGTCGCGGAAGACGCCGAGGCCCTGGATGAGCTGGCGGCAGAGCCGGTTGCTCCTGCTATCGAAGTCGATACCGCTGAAGAAGATTTGATCAACAGTGAGCCTGTTGTCACCGCGAATGAAGATGCGGATGATGACAGTCTGATTGACGACGAAATTCTGGAAATCTTCCTTGAAGAAGCCGAGGAAGTAACGGAAACATTGCAAGAATTTTGGCCACAGTACGTTGCCAACCAAGCGGATGATGACGCCTTGGCGACGGTTCGTCGTGCCTACCACACCCTTAAGGGCAGTGGTCGTATGGTTGAAGCCGAAGTCATTGGTGAACTGGCTTGGTCGATTGAAAACATGTTCAATCGTGTATTGGACAATACCATCCAGGTGACGGAGGATTTAATCGCCTTGGTCAGCCATGTGATGGCTCAATTGCCAGCTCTGATTGACGACTTCCGCCACCAGCGGAAGCCATCCGTCGATACGCAGCCCTTGATGGAGTACGCCTTTGCCCTAGCCGGCGGTCAGGCCAGTCACTCGTTTGCCGTGTTGATGGGCGAAGCCAGTGCCGAAGCCGACGAGGTGGCTGAAGAGCAAGCTCCTGCAGAAGTTGACGTCCAAGTCGAAGAAAAACTGCCGATCGAAGTCGACGATGAATTAATTGACGTCTTCGTCACCGAAGCGGCGACGCATATCAGTTGCGTGAAAGACTTCATTACCGAATCGCGCCAGGAACAGTGCAGCAACGCCATCAGCGATCATTTGCAACGAGCCCTGCACACGCTGAAAGGCAGTGCCCACATGGCGGGTTTAACCCATGTTGCTGAAATCGCTGCGCCGTCGGAGCGTCTGGTCAAGGAGTTACGTGCTTACCACGTGCGCAACACGCCGGGCCTGGTTGATTTGTTAGAAGAAGGCATGGGCCTGTTGAGCTCGGTATTAGAGCCAGATGTGCTTGTGCGGACCAACGACATCGACGGCAGCGATGAGTTTCTCGCACGCTTACACGATTTGGAAACACTGCTGCTGGAGCCACTGCGTCAAGCCGACGATTCCGACTCGGTACCAAACCCGCACGCCATTACACAGTTCCTGGCTAACGGTATGGACTCGCTGTTGGAAGCCGACGAGTTGCTGCAGCAATGGCAACGCGGCGATCAAGCCACGTTGGACGGCTTAGTATCCGATTTAAATGACGTGGCCACAGGCGCCAATGATGCTGGATTGCCCGCCATTCAAACGCTGGCTGAAGGGCTGGATGGCTTTTACAGCAGGGTGCGCAATGACAATGTGATGGCCAACGATACCTTGGTCAGTGCCGCATCCGATGCCCATGAAGTATTGTTGAGCATGATGGATTGCCTGGCAGCCGGGCAAGAATTGCCCGATGGCAATAAAACCATCGCACAGCTTGCAAGTTTGCCTGCTGCCAGTTCGCCTACTGATAGTACCGTCGCCGATATTGACGACGAACTGGAAGCAGCACCAGCGCCGGATGACAGCGAAGAATCACAAAGTATTGAACTCACGCTGCCTAGCGAAATTGATGATGACGCCGAGATAGACCTGACCAGCGACATCATCGAGGACGAAGACAGCATCGACTTGCCAGCCGCTCCAGAGGTTGAAGAACCTCAGCAAGACGACGAACTGGTGCTGGAAGCAACGCCCGTCGACGAGCTCGAAGCACCTGCAGAGATGCTGAGCGAGACGCATGTCGATGAAGATGCAGCTCCCGTGTCGCCAGTCAGTGAAGAGCTGGAAGCACTGCAGCCACTGTCTGACGAAGACGATGAGCTACTCAATATCTTCCTCGAAGAAGCGCAAGAAATTACCGAAACCGTTGAAGGTGCACTGCAGCGTTGGCAGGACCATCCGGAAAACCTGCTTGAAGTGGCGCAGCTGCAACGCGAGCTGCATACACTCAAGGGCGGTGCACGTATGGCCGAGCTGCATGCTGTTGCAGACTTGTGTCACGAGCTAGAAACCCTGTACGAAAATGTGAACGACGGGCGGCTGAGCGTTTCTGAGAAACTGTTCCAGCTATTGCTGCAAGCGCACGATACGTTAGGTGAACAGCTAGATACCGTGCGTACCGGTATGTCGCCGCGCCCTGCACAGCAGCTGGTGAAAACCCTGTACGACTTTGTGCGTGGCGAGAACAAAGCCTTTGTCCTAGAGGGTGAAGACACGCCAGAAGTGGTGGCAGAAGTTGAGGCCCCAGCGGATGCGGTGCAAGTAGCGACTTTGGACGAATCGGATCGCGAAATTCTCGAGATCTTTGTCGATGAAGCGCAGGAGCTGCAAGAAGCACTCGATCGCGCTTTGCACGACTGGGAGCAGACGCCAGAAGACAATGAAGCGCCGGCGGAAGCGCAGCGTGTCTTGCACACGTTAAAAGGCGGCGCGCGCCTGGCTGGCTTGACGGATATCGGCGACATGGCGCACTCCTTTGAAGCCGACATCTTAAAAGCACAGCAAGGTTTGTTAGCCAAAGATCAGGCATTCTTCCAAGACGCGTATTTGCGTCAGGATCGCCTGATCAATCAAGTTGAGTCGGTGGCTGACTTGCTGGCTAATGACGGTTACGTGGTGTTGGGTGCCAGTGAGCTGGTGCAGCCCGAACCTGTCAGTGAGCCCGAACCGATTGACGTTGTGGAGGTGGTAGAAGAAGCCCCTTTGCCTGAAGCGGTCGAAACGAGCGACAACACCAACGTCGTACCGTTGCGACCGCAGCAACCGACGCCATCTACTCCATCTGCCCCCGCTCCAGATGCTGCGACACAGCCAGCGGCGGCTCGCAAAGCCCCGCAAGAGCTGGTGAAAGTCTCGGCTGATCTGCTGGACACTCTGGTGAACCTCGCCGGTGAAACGTCCATCGGTCGTGGTCGACTGGAACAGCAGGTGTCTGACTTTGCCGGTACGCTGGACGAAATGGAAATGACGCTGGATCGTTTGCGCGATCAGTTGCGCCGTTTGGACATCGAAACCGAAGCCCAGGTATTGTTCCGGCAGGAGCGTCAGGGCCCGGATTACGATGACTTCGATCCGCTGGAAATGGACCGCTATTCGGCCATGCAGCAGTTGTCACGAGCGCTGATGGAATCGGCTTACGACTTGTTGGACCTAAAAGAAACTCTGGGTCAGAAGTCGCGTGATGCAGAAACTCTGTTGTTGCAACAAAGCCGCGTCAATACTGAGCTGCAAGAAGGTCTGATGAAGACCCGCATGGTACCGTTCCAGCGCATGGTGCCACGTCTGCGTCGTATTGTTCGCCAGATTGGCCTGGAGCTGGATAAGCAGGTTGAGTTCCGCGTCATCAATGCCGACGGTGAGATGGACCGGACCATTCTTGAACGTTTGGTGTCGCCGCTGGAGCACATGGTGCGTAACGCCATGGACCACGGTATCGAGGACCGTCAGCAGCGCCAACAAGCGGGCAAGTCTGAGAACGGCAATATTGAACTGGAAGTCAGCCGCGAAGGCGGCGACGTGGTATTGAAACTGCGTGACGACGGTAAAGGCATCAACACTGAAGCCGTGCGTCGCAAAGCGATTGAGCGCGGCTTGATGGAAGCCGATGCACAATTGTCAGACCAAGAAATTACCCAGTTCATCTTGCAAGCCGGTTTCTCGACGGCTGAAGCCGTGACACAGATTTCAGGTCGTGGTGTCGGCATGGACGTAGTGGGCAGCGAAATCAAACAAATGGGCGGCACGGTAGAAATTCTGTCCGAAGCGGGCCAGGGAACTGAGTTCGTAATTCGCCTACCGTTTACCGTATCGGTCAACCGTGCCTTGATGGTGCGGGTTGGCGACGACTTATATGCGGTGCCGCTGAACAACATTCAGGGTATCGTGCGCATGCCGATCAAGCAGTTACAAGCACTGTACGATCAGCCTGCCGATCAGCGTGTGTATGAATACGCCGGTAATCGTTACCAGCTGGATTATCTCGGCGTGTTGATGGATACGGATACGCAGCCGAAAGTTGCCTCGCAAAACCTGCCTTTGCCGGTGCTGCTGATTGGCGGTACCAATCCGTTTGCTCTGCAAGTTGATGCACTGCTGGGTTCACGTGAGATCGTGGTAAAAACCCTGGGGCCGCAGTTTGCTTCGGTGATGGGGGTATCGGGCGGCACCATTCTTGGTGACGGTAGCGTGGTCATCATTCTTGACTTGCCTGCCATGATTCGTACCCAAGCCAGTCTCGAGTACCAGCAGGCAAAAGCTCTGGATGCCAAGGCGGCAGAGCGCCGCCACGAGTTGGAACGTCGCTTGCCGCGCATTCTGGTGGTCGATGACTCGGTAACGGTGCGTAAAGTAACGACGCGTCTGCTGGAGCGTAACGGCATGGAAGTCTTCACCGCCAAAGACGGCGTGGATGCCATGGCGACCATGCAGGATCATCACCCGGATCTGATCCTGCTTGATATTGAAATGCCACGGATGGATGGCTTCGAGGTAGCGTCACAAGTGCGTCACGACTCGCGCTTGAAGCACATACCTATCATCATGATCACATCGCGTACTGGTGATAAACACCGCGATCGTGCCATGTCGATTGGTGTGAACGACTATCTGGGTAAGCCCTTCCAGGAAGATAAATTGCTGGCGGCAATGACCCAGCTATTGGCCAATGAGGGCAGCTAGCCATGCCCGCACCGCGCATCGGCATTGTGTCCGATGACCGCCTGCAGCAGCACTTATTGAGTAGTGCGCTGCGGGATTTTGCTTTTGAGGTCAGCGCCAACATGGACCCCCAGCGCTTACTGCTCGGGGACGGCCACATCCCTGAGGTTGACGCCTGGCTGGTCGATGTTCGCCACGAAGATGAAAATAGCGATATCGACTGGCTAGAAAAGCTCCTAGATACCGAAGTGCCGGTCCTTATGGGCATGGGCAAAGCACCGCAAAAACATTGCCCCACCTTTCCTCGCTGGGAAAAAAGGCTGTACGCCAAGCTGCGTTCCGTGCTGCACGATGCACCTGTGGTCAGTGAGGACGCCTCCGTATTGCACTCGCTCTCTAATCAGGTCAACAACAAAGTATTGCTGCCGCCGGTGCTGACTCAACCTGCCAGTAAAGAGCCATTTATGGTGTGGGTGCTCGGCGCTTCGTTGGGTGGACCAGAAGCGGTAAAAGAATTTCTCGATGCCCTGCCAGAGGGGTTGCCGCTGGCGTTTGTGTACGCACAACACATTGACCCGAGGTTCGAAAATACCCTGGGACAAAGCATCGGCCGTCATTGCGATTACCAGATGCGTGCGTTTGCTCCAGGCTACCGCTTGTGTAGCGGTGATGTGCTAGTAGCACCGATTCGTCAGGAATTTTGCTTCGATGGCGCCGGGCTTACAGTCGACAAAGGCCACCAGTGGCCAGGCCCATATGGTCCGTCGATTGATCAGGTCATCCTCAACGTTGACCATTATTACGGCCATCGCGCGGGATATATTTTATTTAGCGGCATGGGTAATGACGGCAGCGAGGCGATCGTCAGTTTGGCCGACGGCCATGGCCCGATTTGGGCGCAATCGTCCTCCAGTTGTGCAAGCTCTTCCATGCCCGACAGCGCGCGGGAAACCGGGCGCACCAGTTATACCGGCGACCCCTATCAATTGGCGTTGCAGCTGGTTAATTTTACTAAAAACTATTGGATGGAAACCCATGAGTCAGCTTCCTAAATCGGCGGCTAAAGGCCCATCACGGCTGAACTGTTTGTTGTTGCCGCTGAAAGACAGAAACATGCTGTTGCCCAACGTAACTGTGGCTGAAATTGTGCCGTTTTCGCACCTGCTCACCACCAACTCGA
This window encodes:
- a CDS encoding chemotaxis protein CheB gives rise to the protein MPAPRIGIVSDDRLQQHLLSSALRDFAFEVSANMDPQRLLLGDGHIPEVDAWLVDVRHEDENSDIDWLEKLLDTEVPVLMGMGKAPQKHCPTFPRWEKRLYAKLRSVLHDAPVVSEDASVLHSLSNQVNNKVLLPPVLTQPASKEPFMVWVLGASLGGPEAVKEFLDALPEGLPLAFVYAQHIDPRFENTLGQSIGRHCDYQMRAFAPGYRLCSGDVLVAPIRQEFCFDGAGLTVDKGHQWPGPYGPSIDQVILNVDHYYGHRAGYILFSGMGNDGSEAIVSLADGHGPIWAQSSSSCASSSMPDSARETGRTSYTGDPYQLALQLVNFTKNYWMETHESAS
- a CDS encoding CheR family methyltransferase, translated to MNHSLYSGSGIVPEMDDVQFSRWQSLLEERTGMCLPAQRRSFLQTSLGLRMQEVGCDSYQEYYDRILSGPAGAIEWNTLVDRLTVQETRFFRDPDAFAFVEQHMRHMQRALGEQETFEAWSVGCSSGEEAYSLAMVAEEVLGHSGRRFAVTGTDISTIVLRKARAGRYMSRSLQWLPEFCRASDMLTLDSGHIQISDSIRKSCCFSQVNILNLDACPLEQQHLIYCQNVLIYFRRWRRREILNVLAQRLAPGGVLIIGLGEMVDWQHPLLEPVRSSRVSAFIRKSETSTGETARR
- a CDS encoding Hpt domain-containing protein; translated protein: MSQDYIALEWVKGEIGETLQQAQQALEVYVENPEDKSRLKFCLSYLHQIHGTLQMVEFYGAALLAEEMEAVASALAHGELKNERDGLEILMQAIIQLPHYLEHVKVGRRDLPVVLLPILNELRSARGEVFLSETALFKPTIPEAHALTEQQVTVFSGKEFNDWVRKVRQMFQAAMLQLLQQKQPEVAKDYLHKTFQRLYKALKATPQGRLWLAALAFSEWLKKQQSMPASAKQLLRELDHLLKELLEQGSQAVAREPSHDLIKNLLFYVARTDVEAPGIQLAQETFGLRQALPTEDELEQERSALSGPDKDTVTNVIGALIDEIAMVKDRLDLLVRTDEDRLQVLTDLQPALKQLSDTMGMLGMGMPRKVMQEQLGQVSKMLDEQQAPDSELLDMAGALLYVEATLSGMQKDGDLRQQQSTPLSDAQLAVLREARNVLEQVKEAIVEYIAKQWDVHEIGDVPRLLHSIEGSLNMIPLPRVADILSEAASFVSDQLIKQGLQPQWAVLDVLADVLSGVEYYLERYSQSTSNTSDDLLDRAEQSLTQLPKADGADVDATTEVVTESDDGEMLTSFDNALDLAGDDEQEGDSASAGEPETAIESEPGIESEPAEAAVSSEPEADIAAEPEVAEDAEALDELAAEPVAPAIEVDTAEEDLINSEPVVTANEDADDDSLIDDEILEIFLEEAEEVTETLQEFWPQYVANQADDDALATVRRAYHTLKGSGRMVEAEVIGELAWSIENMFNRVLDNTIQVTEDLIALVSHVMAQLPALIDDFRHQRKPSVDTQPLMEYAFALAGGQASHSFAVLMGEASAEADEVAEEQAPAEVDVQVEEKLPIEVDDELIDVFVTEAATHISCVKDFITESRQEQCSNAISDHLQRALHTLKGSAHMAGLTHVAEIAAPSERLVKELRAYHVRNTPGLVDLLEEGMGLLSSVLEPDVLVRTNDIDGSDEFLARLHDLETLLLEPLRQADDSDSVPNPHAITQFLANGMDSLLEADELLQQWQRGDQATLDGLVSDLNDVATGANDAGLPAIQTLAEGLDGFYSRVRNDNVMANDTLVSAASDAHEVLLSMMDCLAAGQELPDGNKTIAQLASLPAASSPTDSTVADIDDELEAAPAPDDSEESQSIELTLPSEIDDDAEIDLTSDIIEDEDSIDLPAAPEVEEPQQDDELVLEATPVDELEAPAEMLSETHVDEDAAPVSPVSEELEALQPLSDEDDELLNIFLEEAQEITETVEGALQRWQDHPENLLEVAQLQRELHTLKGGARMAELHAVADLCHELETLYENVNDGRLSVSEKLFQLLLQAHDTLGEQLDTVRTGMSPRPAQQLVKTLYDFVRGENKAFVLEGEDTPEVVAEVEAPADAVQVATLDESDREILEIFVDEAQELQEALDRALHDWEQTPEDNEAPAEAQRVLHTLKGGARLAGLTDIGDMAHSFEADILKAQQGLLAKDQAFFQDAYLRQDRLINQVESVADLLANDGYVVLGASELVQPEPVSEPEPIDVVEVVEEAPLPEAVETSDNTNVVPLRPQQPTPSTPSAPAPDAATQPAAARKAPQELVKVSADLLDTLVNLAGETSIGRGRLEQQVSDFAGTLDEMEMTLDRLRDQLRRLDIETEAQVLFRQERQGPDYDDFDPLEMDRYSAMQQLSRALMESAYDLLDLKETLGQKSRDAETLLLQQSRVNTELQEGLMKTRMVPFQRMVPRLRRIVRQIGLELDKQVEFRVINADGEMDRTILERLVSPLEHMVRNAMDHGIEDRQQRQQAGKSENGNIELEVSREGGDVVLKLRDDGKGINTEAVRRKAIERGLMEADAQLSDQEITQFILQAGFSTAEAVTQISGRGVGMDVVGSEIKQMGGTVEILSEAGQGTEFVIRLPFTVSVNRALMVRVGDDLYAVPLNNIQGIVRMPIKQLQALYDQPADQRVYEYAGNRYQLDYLGVLMDTDTQPKVASQNLPLPVLLIGGTNPFALQVDALLGSREIVVKTLGPQFASVMGVSGGTILGDGSVVIILDLPAMIRTQASLEYQQAKALDAKAAERRHELERRLPRILVVDDSVTVRKVTTRLLERNGMEVFTAKDGVDAMATMQDHHPDLILLDIEMPRMDGFEVASQVRHDSRLKHIPIIMITSRTGDKHRDRAMSIGVNDYLGKPFQEDKLLAAMTQLLANEGS